The Merismopedia glauca CCAP 1448/3 genomic interval GATTACCTCCTTTGTCAGAAGCTGACAAACTACACGCGCCGGAAAAGGCAATTTATAGAGATAAAGTCATGTTTGCTGACACTTCAATTGAGGAGGTACAAGGCAAAATTGATGAAAGAGGTTTAACCAAATACATTACTTTGATCCCAGGTCTATTCCAAGATAGTTTCTCGAAATTGCCAAAGACTGACTATTTTTTTGTCAACATAGATTGTGATTTGTATGAACCTCATCTAGAATGTTTAGAGTTTTTCTATTCCTCTATGGAACCAGGAGGTATTATTTTCTTCGACGATTATCATTCTGTAGATTATCCAATGGCTCGCAAGGCAATTGATAAATATATGAAAGATCGTCCTGAAGAATTATTTCATCTTCGTTTTGGTGGTGAAAAAAACAATCACACCAAGGCATTTATGGTTAAATATTAGAGCGGTAAACACACTATATGGATTTTTTTAAAATAGACAAGAAGTCCCAAGAAATAATCAAATTAGTTGTAGATAAGCCAACTTGGACTCCAGGAGAATCTTCATTTATTCATCGAATGTATGAAACTTATGAAGAATACCTCAACCACCAAGCTGCAAAGCTAGGTAAAATTAATTTAACCAGATATGATACCGAATATCGAAAAGCTCTTTACGAGCGTCTCCTAGAACTCGGCATATTTGAGCGTGGGGATAGTATTTTATGTCTAGGCGCTCGAATAGGAACAGAATGTAAAGCCTTTATCGATCTAGGGTGTTTTCCAATTGGAATAGATTTAAATCCTGGTGAAAGTAATGCCTATGTAGTTCATGGAGATTTTCACAATTTACAATTCGCTGATGCTTCAATAGATTATGTGTTTACTAACTCTTTAGATCATGCTTATAATTTCGACCAAATTATTGCCGAAATCCTGCGAGTTTTACGACCTAAAGGTGCTTTTATTGCCGAAATTGTCGCTGGCTCGGATGACGAACACGGTCGAGAACCAGGAGATTATGAAAGTGCATGGTGGCAAAAAAATGATGATGTGATTCAACGAATTGCCAGTCATAATTTAACTATTGAAAGGAAAGATCGCTTTTCTTATCCTTGGGGAGGCGATCGCGTTTTATTCCGCAAACAATCCTGATTTCTGGAGCAGTTAAAAAAGTCAATGAGACTTCGCGAATTAAGAGATATTTATCTCAATCAAGATATTTATATCGTTGGTTCGGGACCAACTGCTAACCTATTTCCAATGGATTTTTTGAAAGATAAGATTTGTCTCTCGCTAAACGATGCCTACAAAATGCATCCAGCTATTACACCAATTACTTTGATGAATAGTCAAGTATACGCACACACCGCCAATAGTGAAAAAGCTCCCTATCATGAGTATTTTAAAAATATTAAATATCCAATTGTTAAACCTACAAGTCGCTATCGAGTTGAAAAAATAGAATGGGAGCATCCCTACTTTTATTACTTCGATCGCACTCTAGATTTTGAGCAGATTTGGTCATTAACTAAAGATACAGATTACCTTTATTACACCCCTGAAGGCTGTTCTCTTCATCCAGCTTTACAGTTATGTTGGATTTTTGGTGCTAGAAATGTGTTTATAATCGGTTGCGATAGCTGTACTTTTAAGGGGGAACACTATGCTTCTTTTGATAAAAATGGTATTGGCACAATCGAGGTTAAGCGCAGTTATGATGCGTATATCTATGGAACTTTAGTAATTCAAGATTTTTTAAAAACGAAAGGGATAAATGTTTTTAATCTTTCCCCCATAGTTGGCTACCATAGAGTCGAATATCAATACGATGTGTTAACAGGAAAAATTTCTACACAAACGGTTATCGAGCAAATCAAACAGTTATAGAAAAATGCTCCAGATTGCGATTGGAACTGAAGCTAGTCAATACATACCTCAAAAAGTTTTAGAATTTTCAATTAGAGAATGTACTACTAGCCTGTTAGATATTCGCTGCCTTAAACAAAGTGAAAAGCGGATCGGAGGAACTAAATTTGGTTTCGTTCGTTTCCACGTTCCAGCAGCTTTTGGATATCAAGGAACAGCAATTTATTTGGATGCAGATCAGATTGTTCTAGCAGATTTGCAGCAGCTTTGTGAAGCGCTAGAAGATCCTTATTCCCTAGGTTTAGTCAGAGATTTAGTCGGAATTTTTGGTGATAAACCCGTCCCCAAACGCTATGAAACCAGCGTGATGGTACTTAACTGTAACAAGCTCAAATCTTGGCAGCCTGAGACATTATTTAAAAATGTTGTTCCTAATGATGCAGTCCTAGAAACAGGACAAATGCACTATCGCGATTTTATGTGGCTTAAGTGGATGGATGAACGAGAAATTCAACTAATAGATAGTGCTTGGAATCATTTCAATATTTTACAACCGGATACGAAGTTAGTTCATTTTAGTCATGTGGCTTCCCAGCCTTGGAAAAATCCTCAACATCCCCTAACTGGTTTCTGGAGTCAGTGGTTAGTAAAAACTCTAGATAGTGGTTTTTTAAAACGGAGAGAACTTTTGAGAGAAATTATTTTGAGACACATCCATCCCTATTTCTTGAAATACTGTTTTTGAGATAGAAATACGTGACTTCTACACTCAATCGGGTTTTGATTAACGATCGCTACCTCCCAGAAACGCAAAAATGCGTACTTAAATATGCAATTGCTCAAAATAACCATAAATTAGAACTAATATTTACTTCAGATCTAGATTTAGACTATCCCAAACACTGGCAAGTTAAGCCGGAAGTAGCTTTTTCTCTAGCAGCTAAGTTATGGGCGATCGCCAACCCCCAAAAGTCCGAAAAAACCCTTTATTTAGATGGCAATTGCCTCATTAATGGCGATCTGAGTCTAGTTTTCCACCAATCCAGTCAGAGTATTTTTTTATCGACTCAAATAGCATCTTTAGCCAAACTGACTTTTTTGATGATTGACGGAGATAAGCTAGATCGAAACCTATTAATTCAGTTATCTTGCCAGGATTACAGTC includes:
- a CDS encoding glycosyltransferase, with the protein product MLQIAIGTEASQYIPQKVLEFSIRECTTSLLDIRCLKQSEKRIGGTKFGFVRFHVPAAFGYQGTAIYLDADQIVLADLQQLCEALEDPYSLGLVRDLVGIFGDKPVPKRYETSVMVLNCNKLKSWQPETLFKNVVPNDAVLETGQMHYRDFMWLKWMDEREIQLIDSAWNHFNILQPDTKLVHFSHVASQPWKNPQHPLTGFWSQWLVKTLDSGFLKRRELLREIILRHIHPYFLKYCF
- a CDS encoding class I SAM-dependent methyltransferase, whose translation is MDFFKIDKKSQEIIKLVVDKPTWTPGESSFIHRMYETYEEYLNHQAAKLGKINLTRYDTEYRKALYERLLELGIFERGDSILCLGARIGTECKAFIDLGCFPIGIDLNPGESNAYVVHGDFHNLQFADASIDYVFTNSLDHAYNFDQIIAEILRVLRPKGAFIAEIVAGSDDEHGREPGDYESAWWQKNDDVIQRIASHNLTIERKDRFSYPWGGDRVLFRKQS
- a CDS encoding TylF/MycF/NovP-related O-methyltransferase; the encoded protein is MDKINSTHSFPHNPPYQIIYAERIPLLHIFRTAVANLHSSKYEKGNTLSANLHRFLELLRNSKTSYAAECGIYLGNSLIACAEIARESGLPIHLYGLDTFAGLPPLSEADKLHAPEKAIYRDKVMFADTSIEEVQGKIDERGLTKYITLIPGLFQDSFSKLPKTDYFFVNIDCDLYEPHLECLEFFYSSMEPGGIIFFDDYHSVDYPMARKAIDKYMKDRPEELFHLRFGGEKNNHTKAFMVKY